One window of Thermocoleostomius sinensis A174 genomic DNA carries:
- the cbiT gene encoding precorrin-6Y C5,15-methyltransferase subunit CbiT — protein MSSLWPYVTSGIPDHLFERLPGIPLSKREVRLLIVSLLRLKRDSVLWDIGAGTGTVSVEAGLLCSQGKVIAVERDEDVAALIRRNCDRFGVTNVDVIEGSAPDCLKNLTHQPDCVCVEGGSPIKEILKTVWQHLQPQGRIVATAANFENLYAISEGLAELQVRNIEVVQSTINRLETRGNRQVFAAVDPIFVLSGEKLD, from the coding sequence ATGTCTTCTCTCTGGCCCTATGTGACGTCTGGTATTCCCGATCACCTATTTGAACGGTTGCCCGGTATTCCGCTCAGCAAACGCGAGGTGAGACTATTAATTGTGTCATTGCTGCGGCTTAAACGCGACTCGGTGCTGTGGGACATTGGGGCAGGAACGGGAACCGTGTCCGTCGAGGCCGGGTTACTCTGTTCCCAGGGGAAAGTGATTGCAGTCGAGCGGGATGAAGACGTAGCGGCCCTCATTCGGCGAAATTGCGATCGATTTGGGGTAACAAACGTAGACGTGATTGAGGGCAGTGCGCCAGACTGTTTGAAGAACTTGACCCATCAACCCGACTGTGTTTGTGTAGAGGGCGGGAGTCCCATTAAAGAGATTTTGAAAACCGTCTGGCAGCATCTACAGCCCCAGGGGCGGATCGTGGCAACCGCCGCGAATTTTGAGAATTTATACGCAATTTCCGAAGGGTTGGCTGAATTACAGGTGCGCAATATTGAAGTGGTTCAATCTACCATTAATCGTTTAGAAACCCGTGGCAATCGACAGGTATTTGCAGCCGTTGACCCAATCTTTGTCTTAAGTGGTGAGAAATTGGACTAG
- a CDS encoding ROK family protein: MPDTDKPDTDKLDIDRLHSAAVIGVDLGGSAIKLGRFDWKGHCLEALTVPTPQPAYPEAVLATMVEAIHQLDQAGTCVAIGVGTPGPADAAGRIARVAINLEGWQDIPLADWLEAETGRPTILANDANCAGLGEYWLGAGRTFRDVIVLTLGTGVGGAVILNGELFVGRDGSAGELGLITLNPDGPDCNSGNQGSLEQYTCIRAIRRRTGLEPEELGARAKAGDAAAIAFWQSYGRDLGAGLASLVYVLTPEAIIIGGGVSASAEFFFPAVQAELERRVLPSSRPGLQLLKAELGNQAGMVGAAKLAWQKLLAQADRSH; the protein is encoded by the coding sequence ATGCCTGACACTGATAAGCCTGACACTGATAAGCTTGACATCGATCGCTTGCACTCCGCAGCGGTGATCGGAGTTGACTTAGGTGGCAGTGCCATTAAGCTCGGACGGTTTGACTGGAAAGGGCACTGTCTGGAGGCGCTGACGGTTCCTACTCCCCAACCTGCCTATCCAGAAGCCGTATTAGCCACCATGGTAGAGGCCATTCATCAACTAGATCAGGCTGGAACCTGTGTGGCGATCGGAGTCGGGACGCCAGGGCCCGCTGATGCCGCAGGTCGCATTGCCAGGGTTGCGATTAACCTAGAAGGCTGGCAGGATATTCCCTTAGCTGACTGGTTGGAAGCTGAAACTGGACGCCCCACGATTCTTGCTAACGATGCGAACTGTGCTGGGCTGGGGGAATATTGGTTGGGGGCAGGGCGAACCTTTCGAGATGTTATTGTACTGACGTTGGGGACAGGCGTGGGAGGAGCCGTGATCCTCAATGGAGAGCTATTTGTGGGGCGCGATGGCTCAGCCGGAGAATTGGGGCTAATTACCCTCAATCCAGACGGTCCCGACTGCAACAGCGGCAATCAAGGATCGCTAGAGCAATATACTTGCATTCGGGCAATTCGACGCCGCACTGGACTAGAACCAGAGGAACTAGGGGCACGGGCCAAGGCTGGAGATGCAGCCGCGATCGCCTTTTGGCAAAGCTACGGTCGAGACTTGGGGGCTGGGTTAGCGAGTTTGGTATATGTGTTGACACCAGAGGCCATCATCATTGGTGGCGGGGTCAGTGCCAGCGCCGAATTTTTCTTTCCCGCGGTGCAAGCCGAACTCGAGCGCCGTGTTTTGCCAAGCTCACGTCCTGGTTTGCAGCTTCTTAAAGCCGAGTTGGGCAACCAAGCTGGTATGGTAGGAGCCGCTAAGCTGGCCTGGCAAAAGCTGCTAGCTCAGGCCGATCGATCCCACTGA
- a CDS encoding TIGR04283 family arsenosugar biosynthesis glycosyltransferase yields MVSSSSNVSIVIPTLNEATCIDRTLRHLAWLNPPAKEIIVVDGGSHDDTVAIAEAANATIVHSAAGRSIQMNQGAAAATGEILCFLHADTLIPDDAITVMETTLKTPTIACGGFISLMAGRDQTRWGISLHNYLKTYYAPLIFRPHLFFGKGLRLLFGDQVMFCRRTDFWNCQGFDPALPIMEEADLCLKLTRYGRIYLVNRVVQSSDRRVATWGVLKANVVYLLIGFLWGMGVSATYLKRFYEEIR; encoded by the coding sequence GTGGTATCTAGTTCTTCTAATGTCTCGATCGTGATTCCCACCCTCAACGAGGCGACGTGCATCGATCGCACCTTGCGGCACTTAGCGTGGCTGAATCCACCGGCCAAGGAAATTATTGTGGTAGATGGCGGCAGCCATGACGATACCGTCGCTATTGCTGAAGCTGCTAACGCAACGATCGTTCACTCGGCAGCAGGGCGATCAATTCAAATGAATCAAGGGGCAGCGGCCGCAACCGGAGAAATCCTCTGCTTTCTTCATGCCGATACGCTAATTCCTGATGATGCAATCACAGTGATGGAAACTACCCTGAAGACTCCAACGATCGCCTGTGGTGGCTTTATCTCGTTGATGGCTGGAAGAGACCAAACCCGCTGGGGAATTTCGCTGCACAATTATTTAAAAACCTACTATGCGCCTTTGATATTTCGTCCCCATCTCTTTTTTGGCAAAGGATTGCGGCTCTTGTTTGGCGATCAGGTGATGTTTTGTCGGCGAACAGATTTCTGGAATTGTCAGGGCTTTGATCCAGCCTTACCCATCATGGAAGAAGCGGATCTGTGCTTAAAGTTAACGCGCTATGGTCGCATTTACCTAGTGAACCGAGTGGTGCAATCCTCCGATCGTCGGGTCGCTACGTGGGGAGTGCTGAAAGCCAATGTTGTTTACTTGTTGATTGGGTTTTTGTGGGGAATGGGTGTATCAGCAACGTACCTAAAACGGTTCTATGAAGAGATTCGCTAA
- a CDS encoding DUF547 domain-containing protein: MFEPWNCLLQKYVNDQGRVDYRRWQTSGYRDLWEWLDDLSSVNLTALTPKQQLSLWLNLYNALTIHQVLQRYPIRSILPSVLGIPNWLQFFLFFQRPVYRLQGEGYSLNRIEHGILRSQFQEPRIHFALVCASVGCPLLRNQAYFPDIVFDQLEDDAQRFIRNPNKVMFDPQTETLYCSKIFKWYKADFFNAASSISNYIEPYLQTSLPASPSIHYLPYDWSLNAIDSK; encoded by the coding sequence ATGTTTGAACCGTGGAATTGCTTATTACAAAAGTATGTGAATGATCAAGGGCGGGTGGACTATCGCCGTTGGCAAACGTCTGGGTATCGGGATCTTTGGGAATGGCTCGATGACCTCAGTTCTGTCAATCTAACGGCACTAACACCCAAGCAACAACTATCGCTGTGGTTGAATTTATATAATGCCCTCACGATTCATCAGGTTTTACAACGCTACCCAATTCGATCGATTCTTCCTAGTGTGCTGGGAATTCCCAATTGGCTGCAATTTTTTCTGTTTTTTCAGCGTCCTGTCTATCGTTTGCAGGGTGAAGGCTATAGTTTAAATCGTATTGAGCATGGCATCTTGCGATCGCAGTTTCAAGAGCCGCGTATTCATTTTGCCCTGGTTTGTGCATCAGTGGGATGTCCGTTGTTGCGCAATCAAGCTTATTTTCCTGATATCGTTTTTGATCAACTGGAAGATGACGCACAGCGGTTCATCAGGAATCCTAATAAAGTGATGTTCGATCCGCAAACAGAAACGCTGTATTGCAGCAAAATTTTCAAATGGTACAAAGCTGATTTTTTCAATGCGGCATCCTCAATTTCCAACTATATTGAACCGTACCTTCAAACATCTTTACCTGCCTCTCCATCCATTCATTACCTTCCCTATGATTGGAGCTTGAATGCGATCGATTCAAAGTAA
- a CDS encoding rhodanese-like domain-containing protein — protein sequence MSPLKPLAWAIVKQLIRWRFPTVQFLSTQELAAWLEQPSPPLLLDARTPEEYHVSHLAQAQLVTADWQTHLEAVPPKQTPIVVYCSVGYRSAQVTQQLQQQGYSQVFNLEGSIFQWANEHRPLYQADRRVQTVHPYNQYWQWLLDKP from the coding sequence ATGTCTCCGCTAAAACCCCTCGCTTGGGCAATTGTCAAACAACTCATCCGCTGGCGGTTTCCCACGGTTCAGTTCCTATCCACCCAAGAGCTAGCCGCTTGGTTAGAGCAACCCTCTCCGCCGCTGCTGCTGGATGCCCGCACACCAGAAGAATATCACGTTAGCCATCTTGCTCAGGCTCAACTTGTCACCGCCGACTGGCAAACTCATCTAGAAGCCGTCCCACCCAAGCAAACCCCGATCGTCGTTTATTGTTCGGTGGGGTATCGATCGGCACAAGTGACTCAGCAGCTACAGCAACAGGGATATTCACAGGTGTTTAACTTGGAAGGCTCGATTTTTCAATGGGCCAATGAACATCGCCCGCTGTACCAAGCCGATCGACGAGTACAAACCGTTCATCCCTACAACCAGTACTGGCAATGGCTGCTAGACAAACCTTGA